The following proteins are encoded in a genomic region of Streptomyces sp. NBC_01723:
- a CDS encoding helix-turn-helix domain-containing protein translates to MSVDGEVRQLRTEADEPGWEVDPDDEWGVAVIATVGRQLKLRREAVGMRAGDFGRAVGYGEDLVYKIEGGKRIPRPEYLERADEVLGAGGLLAAMREDVAKVRYPKKVRDLAQMEARAVEIGVYENSNVAGLLQTPEYARALLGSWQPAYTPEDLERLVAARVARQAVYERSPAPALSFVLEEGTLRRKVGGTMVRRQQFERLLEVGRLSSVTLQVMPMDSAAHPGMSGRIELLKFEDGTAVGRSEGAFNGRPVTDLRQLRILELRYGTIRAQALPPGESLAFIDQLLGET, encoded by the coding sequence ATGTCGGTGGACGGCGAGGTTCGGCAGCTCAGGACCGAGGCTGACGAGCCGGGGTGGGAGGTCGACCCGGACGACGAGTGGGGCGTGGCGGTGATCGCCACGGTGGGGCGGCAGTTGAAGCTGCGGCGCGAGGCCGTGGGGATGCGGGCAGGCGACTTCGGCCGGGCCGTGGGGTACGGCGAGGATCTCGTCTACAAGATCGAGGGCGGGAAGCGGATCCCCAGGCCGGAGTACCTGGAGCGGGCGGACGAGGTGCTCGGGGCGGGCGGGCTGCTCGCGGCGATGCGGGAGGACGTGGCCAAGGTCCGCTATCCCAAGAAGGTGCGGGATCTGGCGCAGATGGAGGCGCGGGCGGTCGAGATCGGGGTGTACGAGAACAGCAACGTCGCGGGTCTGTTGCAGACCCCGGAATACGCCAGGGCGCTGCTTGGGTCGTGGCAGCCCGCCTACACCCCGGAGGATCTGGAGCGCCTGGTCGCCGCCCGCGTCGCTCGGCAGGCCGTCTACGAGAGGTCTCCCGCACCCGCGCTGAGCTTCGTCCTGGAAGAGGGGACGCTTCGGCGGAAGGTCGGAGGCACAATGGTCCGGCGACAGCAATTCGAACGCCTGCTGGAGGTGGGGAGGTTGAGCAGTGTCACGCTCCAGGTGATGCCGATGGACAGTGCGGCGCACCCCGGCATGAGCGGCAGGATCGAGTTGCTGAAGTTCGAGGACGGCACCGCTGTGGGGCGCTCCGAGGGGGCGTTCAACGGCCGCCCCGTCACTGACCTGCGACAGCTCCGGATCCTTGAGCTGCGGTATGGCACCATCCGGGCGCAGGCTCTCCCACCAGGGGAGTCGTTGGCCTTCATCGATCAACTGCTGGGAGAAACATGA
- a CDS encoding DUF397 domain-containing protein: MIRKAPAGDAAELAWFKSSYSSGPDGDSCVEIALAPRTTHVRDSKYRDAGPRLALDADAWADFVAYASGG, translated from the coding sequence ATGATCCGCAAGGCCCCCGCCGGTGATGCCGCTGAACTGGCGTGGTTCAAGAGCAGTTACAGCAGTGGTCCTGACGGGGATTCCTGCGTCGAGATCGCCCTAGCCCCCCGCACCACCCACGTCCGCGACTCCAAGTACCGCGACGCCGGTCCGCGCCTCGCGCTCGACGCGGACGCGTGGGCGGACTTCGTGGCGTACGCGTCCGGGGGCTGA
- a CDS encoding PH domain-containing protein → MALFGNAHSIDPAQAQQEYARLLGQGEQVYAAYLLIRDTILFTDRRLILIDKQGITGKKTEYHSVPYRSITHFAVETAGTFDLDAELKIWLSGSQVPIQKTFTKGVDIYEVQAILTQFVAR, encoded by the coding sequence ATGGCACTGTTCGGCAACGCCCACAGCATCGACCCGGCCCAGGCGCAGCAGGAGTACGCGCGCCTGCTCGGCCAGGGTGAGCAGGTGTACGCCGCGTACCTGCTGATCCGCGACACCATCCTGTTCACCGACCGGCGCCTGATCCTGATCGACAAGCAGGGCATCACCGGCAAGAAGACGGAGTACCACTCGGTCCCGTACCGCAGCATCACGCACTTCGCGGTCGAGACGGCCGGCACCTTCGACCTCGACGCGGAACTGAAGATCTGGCTCTCCGGCTCCCAGGTCCCCATCCAGAAGACCTTCACCAAGGGCGTCGACATCTACGAGGTCCAGGCCATCCTGACCCAGTTCGTGGCCCGGTAG
- the metG gene encoding methionine--tRNA ligase, whose amino-acid sequence MAATGNEKQGSKAFYVSTPIYYVNDAPHLGHAYTTVAGDVLTRWHRQRGEKVWYLTGTDEHGQKIMRTAEANGVTPQAWADKLVTEAWKPLWEHLEIANDDFIRTTQKRHTDRVQEFVQDLYDKDEIYKGGYEGPYCVGCEEYKLPGELLDGEGEYAGQKLCPIHKKPVEILSEENYFFKLSEYSEKLLAHYEANPGFIQPESARNEVVNFVRQGLQDLSISRSTFDWGVPVPWDDKHVIYVWVDALLNYATAVGYNENPEKFEATFPADVHLVGKDILRFHAIIWPAMLMAQGLPLPGKIAANGWLMVGGEKMSKSNLTGIKPQDLTSHFGVDAYRWYFLRAIAFGQDGSFSWEDFSARYTSELANDYGNLASRVAAMIGKYFGGELPAATADGDAERAIHDGLTKAVTEADRKIGEELDFQGGILAVFDFVKQVNGYITEQEPWKVAKDDSPEGRARLATILYTAAESLRAVAVLLNPIMPDTSQKLWDSLGAEALLGTLADQKVQDAADWGRLPAGATVTKGAVLFPRLEEKPTA is encoded by the coding sequence ATGGCGGCCACTGGAAACGAGAAGCAGGGGTCGAAGGCGTTCTACGTCTCGACCCCCATTTACTACGTCAACGACGCTCCTCACCTGGGCCACGCCTATACGACCGTCGCAGGCGACGTGCTCACCCGCTGGCACCGCCAGCGCGGCGAGAAGGTGTGGTACCTCACCGGCACGGACGAGCACGGTCAGAAGATCATGCGCACGGCCGAGGCGAACGGGGTCACCCCGCAGGCCTGGGCCGACAAGCTCGTCACCGAGGCCTGGAAGCCCCTGTGGGAGCACCTGGAGATCGCGAACGACGACTTCATCCGCACCACGCAGAAGCGGCACACCGACCGCGTCCAGGAGTTCGTGCAGGACCTGTACGACAAGGACGAGATCTACAAGGGCGGCTACGAGGGCCCGTACTGCGTCGGCTGCGAGGAGTACAAGCTCCCCGGCGAGCTGCTCGACGGCGAGGGCGAGTACGCGGGCCAGAAGCTCTGCCCGATCCACAAGAAGCCGGTGGAGATCCTCAGCGAGGAGAACTACTTCTTCAAGCTGAGCGAGTACAGCGAGAAGCTCCTGGCCCACTACGAGGCCAACCCGGGCTTCATCCAGCCCGAGTCCGCGCGCAACGAGGTTGTGAACTTCGTCCGCCAGGGCCTCCAGGACCTCTCCATCTCCCGCTCGACCTTCGACTGGGGCGTCCCGGTCCCCTGGGACGACAAGCACGTCATCTACGTGTGGGTCGACGCCCTGCTGAACTACGCCACCGCGGTCGGCTACAACGAGAACCCGGAGAAGTTCGAGGCCACCTTCCCCGCCGACGTGCACCTGGTCGGCAAGGACATCCTCCGCTTCCACGCGATCATCTGGCCGGCGATGCTGATGGCCCAGGGCCTCCCGCTGCCCGGGAAGATCGCCGCGAACGGCTGGCTGATGGTCGGCGGCGAGAAGATGAGCAAGTCCAACCTGACGGGCATCAAGCCGCAGGACCTGACCTCGCACTTCGGCGTGGACGCGTACCGCTGGTACTTCCTGCGCGCGATCGCGTTCGGCCAGGACGGCTCGTTCTCCTGGGAGGATTTCTCCGCCCGCTACACCAGCGAGCTGGCCAACGACTACGGCAACCTCGCCTCCCGCGTAGCGGCCATGATCGGCAAGTACTTCGGCGGCGAACTGCCGGCCGCGACGGCCGACGGGGACGCCGAGAGGGCCATCCACGACGGCCTGACCAAGGCGGTCACGGAGGCGGACCGCAAGATCGGCGAGGAGCTGGACTTCCAGGGCGGCATCCTGGCGGTCTTCGACTTCGTGAAGCAGGTCAACGGCTACATCACGGAGCAGGAGCCCTGGAAGGTCGCGAAGGACGATTCGCCGGAGGGCAGGGCCCGCCTGGCGACGATCCTCTACACGGCCGCGGAGTCGCTCCGCGCGGTGGCCGTCCTGCTGAACCCGATCATGCCGGACACCTCGCAGAAGCTCTGGGACTCCCTCGGCGCCGAAGCCCTCCTGGGCACCCTCGCGGACCAGAAGGTCCAGGACGCCGCGGACTGGGGCCGCCTGCCCGCCGGCGCGACGGTCACCAAGGGCGCGGTGCTCTTCCCCCGTCTCGAGGAGAAGCCGACCGCGTAA
- a CDS encoding VWA domain-containing protein yields the protein MGILTLLRNAFGRSRKEQTAPAEGATQETAPPVTAPEPKLPSQPTAPPKTPVQPESTQVPEPRSESTPDEHDLVRAAFTNVNVPTPTPEPEPEPAPKAKATPEPEAKPAPKAEATPEPEPAPKAEATPEPEPEPQAEPKPEPEAEAKPEPSTAAAADGEDAPQGPPAPDNESSTGGAGGNEDSEGEAEETTRPEPEAPAEETTRPEPEAPAEETTRPEPEAPAEETPKPATTAARLRTRAPALTTAYKAAATTLKTHNLTGTRAKVHLVLDRSASMRPYFKDGSAQALAEQTLALAAHLDPEATVHVTFFSTELDGTGDLTLTDHENKIDELHAALGRMGRTSYHAAVEAVLAHHEKEAPGTPALVVFQTDGAPDAKTPATQALTDAAKNHPNVHFSFVAFGDPENKAFDYLRKLKTGNTSHFLAGETPKELTDEELYEGVLADWRP from the coding sequence ATGGGCATTCTCACTCTCCTGCGGAACGCGTTCGGCCGGTCACGCAAGGAACAGACCGCCCCTGCGGAGGGTGCGACGCAGGAGACGGCACCGCCGGTCACCGCGCCGGAGCCGAAGCTCCCGTCCCAGCCCACCGCACCCCCGAAGACCCCGGTCCAGCCGGAGTCCACCCAGGTCCCCGAGCCCCGCTCGGAATCCACCCCTGACGAACACGACCTCGTGAGGGCAGCCTTCACCAACGTCAACGTCCCGACGCCGACCCCGGAGCCGGAGCCGGAGCCCGCCCCGAAGGCGAAGGCAACCCCGGAGCCGGAGGCGAAGCCCGCCCCGAAGGCAGAGGCGACCCCGGAGCCGGAGCCCGCCCCGAAGGCAGAGGCGACCCCGGAGCCGGAGCCCGAACCGCAGGCGGAGCCGAAGCCCGAGCCGGAGGCGGAGGCGAAGCCCGAGCCCTCGACCGCCGCAGCCGCCGACGGCGAGGACGCCCCACAGGGGCCACCCGCACCCGACAACGAAAGCAGCACGGGTGGTGCGGGTGGGAACGAGGACTCCGAAGGCGAAGCCGAGGAGACCACGCGCCCCGAGCCGGAGGCCCCCGCCGAGGAGACCACGCGCCCCGAGCCGGAGGCCCCCGCCGAGGAGACCACGCGCCCCGAGCCGGAGGCCCCCGCCGAGGAGACCCCGAAGCCGGCGACGACAGCCGCCCGCCTCCGCACCCGCGCCCCCGCCCTCACCACCGCCTACAAGGCCGCCGCCACCACCCTCAAGACCCACAACCTCACCGGCACCCGCGCCAAGGTCCACCTCGTCCTGGACCGCTCCGCCTCCATGCGCCCGTACTTCAAGGACGGCTCCGCCCAGGCCCTCGCCGAGCAGACCCTCGCCCTCGCCGCCCACCTCGACCCCGAGGCCACGGTCCACGTCACGTTCTTCTCCACGGAGCTGGACGGCACCGGCGACCTCACCCTCACCGACCACGAGAACAAGATCGACGAGCTGCACGCAGCGCTCGGCCGTATGGGCCGCACCAGCTACCACGCCGCCGTCGAGGCCGTCCTCGCCCACCACGAGAAGGAAGCCCCCGGCACCCCCGCCCTGGTGGTCTTCCAGACCGACGGCGCCCCGGACGCCAAGACCCCGGCCACCCAGGCCCTCACGGACGCCGCCAAGAACCACCCGAACGTCCACTTCTCCTTCGTCGCCTTCGGCGACCCGGAGAACAAGGCCTTCGACTACCTCCGCAAGCTGAAGACGGGCAACACGTCCCACTTCCTCGCCGGCGAGACTCCCAAGGAGCTGACCGACGAGGAGCTGTACGAGGGCGTACTGGCCGACTGGCGCCCGTAG
- a CDS encoding PhoX family protein: MRKLLPLIGTPSGSHPGGRSAMTCRFRCGDACFHEVPNTSSNEYVGDVIAGALSRRSMMRAAAVVTVAAAGAGAVGVAGAPSAQAAPAAGRGHGHHPKPQGARGLRFTPVAPNTDDTVTVPEGYRQDVVIRWGEPILRGAPAFDPEKQTAKAQAGQFGYNNDFLALLPLHGERDRQVLVANHEYTDEILMFRGYDPENPTREQVEIAWAAHGLSVVAVEEERRSGRLTPVSRHRLNRRVTATTEFRLTGPAAGSDLVKTSVDRSGRKVLGTLNNCSGGTTPWGTTLHGEENFNQYFANSSRATDKRYGIGTGATERKWERFDKRFDVAQEPNEVHRFGYVVELDPYDPESTPRKHTLLGRFKHEAATVRLTWDGRPVVYTGDDERFDYFYKFVGSKRMRHGSSRSAREHNLSLLDEGTLYVAKLSGDSPAIEIDGTGKLPRDGEFDGSGRWIPLVTATEDGAVSHVEGMSAEEVCVFTRLAGDKVGATKMDRPEDIEPSPATGKVYVALTNNSNRGVGSNAKPDEANPRNANKHGHVLELTERWNRADATSFAWSLFLVAGDPEDPATYFAGFPKDRVSPISCPDNVAFDDHGNLWISTDGNALGTHDGLFGVATKGDRRGELKQFLTVPTGAETCGPLIQDRRVLVAVQHPGEVDGASVEEPASTWPDGPGKIVRPAVVAVWRADGEDIGV, encoded by the coding sequence GTGCGCAAGCTGCTGCCGTTGATCGGGACGCCGTCCGGTTCGCACCCGGGCGGCCGGTCCGCCATGACCTGTCGTTTCCGGTGTGGTGACGCCTGCTTCCACGAGGTGCCCAACACCAGCTCCAACGAGTACGTCGGTGACGTGATCGCCGGTGCGCTCAGCCGCCGTTCCATGATGCGTGCCGCGGCCGTCGTCACGGTCGCCGCGGCGGGTGCCGGGGCCGTGGGCGTGGCCGGGGCGCCGTCGGCGCAGGCCGCGCCGGCGGCCGGCCGGGGGCACGGGCACCACCCGAAACCGCAGGGTGCGCGCGGGCTGCGGTTCACGCCCGTCGCACCCAACACGGACGACACCGTCACCGTTCCGGAGGGTTACCGGCAGGACGTCGTGATCCGTTGGGGTGAACCCATTCTGCGCGGGGCGCCCGCCTTCGACCCGGAGAAGCAGACCGCCAAGGCCCAGGCCGGTCAGTTCGGGTACAACAACGACTTCCTGGCGCTGCTGCCGCTGCACGGCGAGCGCGACCGGCAGGTCCTCGTCGCCAACCACGAGTACACCGACGAGATCCTCATGTTCCGGGGCTACGACCCCGAGAACCCGACGCGCGAGCAGGTCGAGATCGCCTGGGCCGCGCACGGGCTGTCCGTCGTCGCCGTGGAGGAAGAGCGCAGGAGCGGGCGGCTGACGCCCGTCTCGCGGCACCGGCTCAACCGGCGGGTCACCGCCACCACCGAGTTCCGGCTGACCGGGCCCGCCGCCGGGTCCGACCTGGTGAAGACCTCCGTCGACCGGTCCGGGCGCAAGGTGCTCGGCACCCTCAACAACTGCTCCGGCGGCACCACCCCGTGGGGCACGACGCTGCACGGCGAGGAGAACTTCAACCAGTACTTCGCCAACAGCAGCCGCGCGACGGACAAGCGGTACGGCATCGGCACCGGGGCCACCGAGCGCAAGTGGGAGCGGTTCGACAAGCGGTTCGACGTCGCCCAGGAGCCGAACGAGGTGCACCGCTTCGGGTACGTCGTCGAGCTGGACCCGTACGACCCCGAGTCCACGCCGCGCAAGCACACGCTCCTCGGCCGCTTCAAGCACGAGGCCGCCACCGTGCGGCTGACCTGGGACGGCCGCCCGGTCGTCTACACCGGCGACGACGAGCGGTTCGACTACTTCTACAAGTTCGTCGGCAGCAAGCGGATGCGGCACGGCAGCAGCCGCTCGGCGCGCGAGCACAACCTGTCGCTGCTCGACGAGGGCACCCTGTACGTCGCCAAGCTCAGCGGCGACTCCCCGGCGATCGAGATCGACGGGACGGGCAAGCTGCCGCGCGACGGCGAGTTCGACGGCAGCGGCCGCTGGATCCCGCTGGTCACCGCGACCGAGGACGGCGCCGTCTCGCACGTCGAGGGCATGAGCGCCGAGGAGGTGTGCGTCTTCACGCGGCTCGCCGGGGACAAGGTCGGCGCGACGAAGATGGACCGGCCCGAGGACATCGAGCCGTCGCCGGCGACCGGCAAGGTGTACGTCGCCCTCACCAACAACTCCAACCGCGGGGTCGGCTCCAACGCCAAGCCCGACGAGGCCAACCCGCGCAACGCCAACAAGCACGGGCACGTCCTGGAGCTGACCGAGCGCTGGAACCGGGCCGACGCCACCAGCTTCGCCTGGTCGCTGTTCCTGGTCGCGGGCGACCCGGAGGACCCGGCGACCTACTTCGCGGGCTTCCCGAAGGACCGCGTCAGCCCGATCTCCTGCCCGGACAACGTGGCCTTCGACGACCACGGCAACCTGTGGATCTCCACCGACGGCAACGCGCTCGGCACCCACGACGGCCTCTTCGGCGTCGCGACCAAGGGTGACCGGCGCGGCGAGCTGAAGCAGTTCCTGACCGTGCCGACCGGCGCGGAGACCTGCGGTCCGCTCATTCAGGACCGGCGTGTGCTGGTCGCCGTGCAGCACCCGGGCGAGGTGGACGGCGCCTCCGTGGAGGAGCCCGCCAGCACCTGGCCCGACGGGCCGGGGAAGATCGTGCGCCCGGCGGTCGTGGCGGTGTGGCGCGCGGACGGCGAGGACATCGGCGTCTGA